The Flavobacterium jumunjinense genome includes a region encoding these proteins:
- a CDS encoding AAA family ATPase: protein MKIKKFIAKNVHGYLNYNIDFDDRLTYLIGINGTGKTSVLKLVLGLISPSFNYLNNIEFETIELLCFDENKNTFNICSKPDANNKISLQIQINDDEPIVGYFEKIHTSQFNSRNDEREDKIQKLIELFDEEVVVKKIKELTTPLFLGLDRRVYEGQDIDKMRRNFLFRRRYREFPQDDPLNISLMDIQEIIFDYVRIIASEQPQINQDFKNKILLQSFEFLESQQINIVKDFKDLRKKKEDALNAFNNLNISGFTEQVNSFFDQLEQVLKDLRKRNKEDTVDSESIEFYQKWFNNQPQLKRIDKLIEYNQAYQFEIEKLYEPLEKLKNIINQFFSESKKNILIDAQGEVKIEFKNGKLAKLYELSSGEKQIITMLGHLIFFEEKFNKKPGIFIIDEPEVSLHLAWQEIFVNSILKASPNTQFILATHSPAITGDAPEEIYQDLAILN, encoded by the coding sequence ATGAAAATAAAAAAATTTATCGCAAAGAATGTTCACGGATATTTAAATTATAATATTGATTTTGATGATAGGTTAACCTATCTCATTGGTATCAATGGTACAGGAAAAACGAGTGTACTAAAATTAGTTTTGGGACTAATTTCACCATCATTCAATTATCTTAATAATATAGAATTTGAAACTATAGAATTATTGTGTTTTGATGAAAATAAAAACACATTCAACATTTGTTCTAAACCTGATGCGAATAACAAAATTTCACTTCAAATACAAATTAATGACGATGAACCAATTGTTGGATATTTTGAAAAAATTCATACCAGTCAGTTTAATTCTAGAAACGATGAACGTGAAGATAAGATTCAGAAATTAATTGAATTATTTGATGAAGAAGTCGTTGTGAAGAAAATTAAGGAATTAACTACACCGTTATTTCTAGGATTGGATAGAAGAGTTTATGAAGGTCAAGATATAGACAAAATGAGAAGAAATTTTTTATTTAGAAGACGGTATAGAGAGTTCCCTCAGGACGACCCGCTAAATATTAGTCTAATGGATATTCAAGAAATCATTTTTGATTATGTTAGAATTATAGCTTCAGAACAGCCTCAAATTAACCAAGATTTTAAAAACAAAATTCTATTACAATCATTTGAGTTTTTAGAAAGTCAACAAATAAATATTGTCAAAGACTTTAAAGATTTACGAAAGAAGAAAGAAGATGCGCTTAACGCATTTAACAATTTAAACATTAGCGGATTTACTGAACAAGTAAATTCTTTTTTCGACCAATTGGAGCAAGTTCTGAAAGACCTTAGAAAAAGGAACAAGGAAGATACAGTTGATAGTGAAAGTATTGAATTTTACCAAAAATGGTTTAATAATCAACCACAATTGAAAAGAATTGATAAACTCATAGAATACAATCAGGCATATCAGTTTGAAATTGAAAAATTATATGAGCCTTTAGAAAAACTAAAAAACATAATAAATCAATTCTTTAGTGAAAGTAAAAAGAATATATTAATTGATGCACAAGGAGAAGTTAAAATTGAGTTTAAAAATGGTAAATTAGCTAAACTGTATGAGCTTTCATCTGGTGAAAAACAGATTATTACCATGCTTGGACACTTAATTTTCTTTGAAGAAAAATTCAATAAAAAACCTGGTATTTTTATCATAGATGAACCGGAAGTTTCTTTACATTTAGCTTGGCAAGAAATTTTCGTGAATTCGATTTTAAAAGCAAGTCCAAACACTCAGTTTATTCTGGCTACCCATTCTCCCGCAATTACTGGAGACGCTCCTGAAGAAATATATCAAGATTTAGCAATTTTAAACTAG
- a CDS encoding DUF4435 domain-containing protein produces MIGFNYRSLKAIPRFFAYRNEIDIFTEDKKNDKEFYKALFSRLCDNKITINDITQLGCKANVLKAYDEQDKSSVRKKLFIVDGDLDLIIGTNRKSENNLVVLDSYCIENYIVDEKSALEILYYSIGTTDKITLSKKLNFDKWLNYNNETLIHLFLNFSILKMYGGGPILKSASQFLKQEKKQTVLDNTAVNTYSDDIKNQIISLLQTRNDIDPELTYQNELRKLESKWKKDKETFLKIISGKDYLIHLFQHRINYTIGKGKSMFPKQSFKLFLANHCDLERLTFLKKKII; encoded by the coding sequence ATGATTGGATTTAATTATAGAAGCTTAAAAGCTATTCCTAGATTTTTCGCATACCGAAATGAAATTGACATATTTACAGAAGACAAAAAAAATGATAAAGAATTTTATAAAGCATTATTTAGTAGATTGTGTGACAATAAAATAACTATAAATGACATTACACAACTTGGATGTAAGGCTAATGTTTTAAAAGCTTATGATGAACAAGATAAATCGTCTGTTAGAAAAAAACTGTTTATAGTTGATGGTGACTTAGATTTAATAATTGGTACAAATAGAAAATCTGAGAATAACCTTGTAGTTTTAGATTCATATTGTATTGAAAATTATATTGTTGACGAAAAGTCCGCACTTGAAATACTTTACTATTCTATAGGAACAACAGATAAGATTACTTTATCAAAAAAATTGAATTTTGACAAATGGTTGAACTACAATAATGAAACATTAATTCACTTGTTCCTAAATTTTTCAATATTAAAAATGTATGGTGGAGGACCAATACTTAAATCTGCATCTCAATTTTTAAAACAAGAAAAAAAACAGACGGTCTTGGACAATACAGCTGTAAATACTTATTCAGATGACATCAAAAATCAGATAATCTCCTTATTGCAAACTAGAAATGACATTGATCCAGAATTGACTTATCAAAATGAGTTAAGAAAGTTAGAAAGTAAATGGAAAAAAGATAAAGAAACATTCTTGAAAATTATTTCTGGAAAAGATTATTTAATTCATTTATTTCAGCATCGCATAAATTATACAATTGGAAAAGGTAAGTCAATGTTTCCGAAACAATCATTTAAGTTATTTCTGGCTAATCATTGTGATTTGGAACGATTAACATTTTTAAAAAAGAAAATAATTTAA